From one Microbulbifer sp. A4B17 genomic stretch:
- the rsgA gene encoding ribosome small subunit-dependent GTPase A, whose product MSKSHFTRRSVNRFGTKSPSIKIEREASPLQKLGWKSFFQQQLTLEELEQCLPLRIMAVHRSRLELAGEQGAVSLPLTGSLVANLPAVGDWLLLEKSSGYFVRLLSRSSQFERMAPGGHQVQMIAANVDSVFIVSSLNDDFNLSRIERYLALARESGCSPHLILTKADLCEDIAPFLQALRPFGELPVAMVNSLDRESVAQLRQWCLPGETIALLGSSGVGKSTLLNALSGESLAETGTIREADSKGRHTTRKRSLHSLSWGALLLDSPGMRELGLVHVEDGVAETFSDIEALSRECRFSDCQHQSEPGCAVQEAITGGSLDDRRLRNWQKLQQELSRNGQTLAQKRAGERALSQMYRSVQNQARKHKYSED is encoded by the coding sequence TTGAGTAAATCTCACTTTACCCGCCGGTCTGTTAATAGATTCGGCACTAAATCCCCATCTATCAAAATTGAGCGGGAAGCTTCTCCGCTGCAAAAACTTGGTTGGAAGTCTTTTTTCCAACAGCAGCTGACGCTCGAAGAACTCGAGCAGTGTTTGCCGCTGCGGATTATGGCTGTACACCGCAGTCGCCTGGAATTGGCCGGCGAGCAGGGGGCTGTGTCCCTTCCGCTAACCGGGAGTCTTGTGGCTAATTTGCCCGCGGTGGGGGATTGGCTGTTGTTAGAGAAGAGCAGTGGATATTTCGTGCGTTTGTTGAGTCGCAGCAGCCAGTTTGAGCGCATGGCACCTGGGGGGCATCAGGTGCAGATGATCGCCGCCAATGTCGATAGTGTTTTTATTGTTTCGTCCCTGAATGATGACTTTAACCTCTCACGTATTGAGCGCTATTTGGCTCTGGCTCGGGAGTCCGGTTGCAGCCCACACCTGATACTGACTAAGGCCGATCTGTGTGAAGACATTGCCCCTTTTCTTCAGGCTTTGCGCCCATTCGGTGAATTACCTGTTGCAATGGTAAATAGCCTGGATCGAGAAAGCGTGGCACAGCTGCGCCAGTGGTGCTTACCTGGGGAAACTATCGCGCTGTTAGGTTCTTCTGGAGTGGGTAAATCCACTTTGCTAAATGCGCTGTCTGGCGAATCCCTGGCTGAGACTGGGACCATTCGCGAAGCCGATAGTAAAGGGCGTCACACTACACGGAAACGCTCTCTTCACTCCCTGAGTTGGGGAGCGCTGTTACTCGATAGCCCTGGAATGCGGGAGCTGGGGTTGGTGCATGTTGAAGATGGCGTGGCGGAGACTTTTTCTGATATTGAGGCCTTGTCCAGAGAGTGTCGCTTCTCTGACTGCCAGCACCAGTCGGAGCCAGGCTGTGCGGTACAAGAGGCAATAACGGGCGGTTCGTTGGATGATCGGCGCTTGCGCAATTGGCAAAAACTGCAACAGGAACTAAGCCGTAACGGTCAAACTCTCGCGCAGAAACGGGCAGGGGAGAGAGCGCTATCCCAGATGTATCGATCTGTACAAAACCAGGCGCGTAAACACAAATATTCAGAGGATTAA